Proteins found in one Candidatus Bathyarchaeia archaeon genomic segment:
- a CDS encoding CopG family transcriptional regulator has product MSKYVTVSVKIPREIKDKLEKLGIKPSLLLKEAILKEIRRREMEDLRRRINEVKPILKRISIEYAVKSIREDRERR; this is encoded by the coding sequence ATGAGTAAGTATGTAACAGTCTCCGTGAAAATTCCACGTGAAATCAAGGATAAACTCGAAAAACTCGGCATAAAACCGTCGCTTCTCCTCAAAGAGGCTATACTTAAAGAAATAAGGAGAAGAGAAATGGAGGATTTAAGAAGGCGGATAAATGAGGTTAAGCCAATCCTGAAGAGAATATCGATAGAATATGCTGTTAAATCAATTAGGGAGGATAGAGAGCGCAGATGA
- a CDS encoding type II toxin-antitoxin system VapC family toxin, which yields MKYIFDSSSIFRAITEDKIEVLAGNYTLNLARYELGNIIWKRRMLLNDLERDEYKRLMEIIKGTLNLMEIIDINCHEANIAELAENLNLTFYDASYIFLAKSMVIPLVTEDRNIKIRAENQIKILTMEDL from the coding sequence ATGAAGTATATATTTGACTCCTCATCCATATTTAGGGCTATAACCGAAGACAAAATAGAAGTTCTCGCAGGGAATTACACGCTGAATCTAGCCAGATACGAGCTTGGAAATATAATATGGAAGAGAAGGATGCTCTTAAACGACCTGGAAAGAGACGAGTATAAACGGCTCATGGAAATCATAAAGGGAACCCTAAATCTAATGGAGATAATCGACATAAATTGCCATGAAGCCAACATAGCGGAACTAGCTGAGAACCTAAACCTAACATTCTATGATGCATCCTATATTTTCCTAGCCAAAAGCATGGTGATACCGCTCGTTACAGAAGACAGAAACATCAAAATCAGAGCGGAAAATCAAATAAAAATCCTGACAATGGAAGACCTATAA
- a CDS encoding acyltransferase, with the protein MEPKLGFGVILGSNVQLGANVIVWNYVVIGDNTRIGDGTRIGSFCDIGRNVEIGRECNIQAHVTISNGCRIGDRVFIGPKTVILNDKYPISDLITPPTIGNDVIIGGGAIIMPNIMIGDRAVIAAGSIVTRSVDAGIVVKGAPAKPFMNREEYEAKRKKFIRRNVL; encoded by the coding sequence ATGGAACCCAAGCTTGGTTTCGGAGTGATTTTAGGGAGTAATGTTCAATTGGGCGCTAATGTAATCGTATGGAATTACGTTGTAATCGGTGATAACACACGTATAGGTGATGGAACAAGAATCGGGAGCTTCTGTGATATAGGCAGAAATGTTGAGATAGGTAGAGAATGCAATATCCAAGCGCATGTAACAATATCAAATGGCTGTAGAATAGGGGATAGGGTCTTCATCGGACCCAAAACCGTAATTTTAAATGACAAGTATCCCATCAGCGATTTAATTACGCCCCCAACTATAGGTAACGATGTTATAATTGGCGGAGGAGCAATAATAATGCCAAATATAATGATAGGGGATAGAGCGGTCATAGCTGCTGGAAGCATAGTGACTAGAAGCGTAGATGCAGGAATCGTGGTTAAGGGGGCTCCGGCAAAACCATTCATGAATAGGGAAGAATATGAAGCCAAGAGGAAGAAATTCATTAGAAGGAATGTTCTCTAG
- a CDS encoding DUF354 domain-containing protein — translation MRIWYDAGTGKHIRYGVAIGKRMRSLGHEFILTTRKHPDTLPLARFLGEDPIIVGRYAPESRLSRLRESLRRQIAFCRLFGDNPPDLAIMHVSVECARVAFGLRVPLISTFDTVHAEAQNRLTLPLVDVVIASRAIPEHVIYSYGARKVIQFDGVDEVAWMRDFKPPAAFDFKRPFIVVRQSEVKAAYAEGIVDVTEKIAEKLTLLGEVIYLTRYERRPRKRLIIPRRFIDSASLAAQADLVVSVGGTISREAALAGTPSIVINIFGKIHVNKYLADKGFPIFTVKPEDVTEYAKKYLGKRFDVKDPLRSLEDPVSVIERLVEKFSREHSF, via the coding sequence ATGAGAATATGGTATGATGCTGGGACTGGTAAACATATCCGTTATGGTGTGGCTATAGGTAAGCGGATGAGAAGTCTAGGACATGAATTCATATTAACAACGCGTAAACATCCCGACACTCTTCCACTTGCAAGATTCCTAGGTGAAGACCCTATTATTGTAGGCAGATATGCTCCTGAGTCTAGGCTTTCTAGGCTCAGGGAAAGCTTAAGGAGGCAGATTGCATTTTGCAGGCTATTTGGCGATAACCCTCCGGATTTAGCCATAATGCATGTTTCGGTTGAATGCGCCAGAGTTGCCTTCGGACTTAGAGTACCATTAATATCAACTTTTGACACTGTCCACGCTGAGGCCCAAAATAGGTTAACCCTTCCCCTAGTGGATGTTGTGATTGCCTCTAGAGCCATTCCAGAACATGTGATTTACAGTTATGGTGCGAGGAAAGTTATACAATTTGATGGTGTGGATGAGGTTGCCTGGATGAGGGATTTTAAGCCGCCAGCAGCATTTGATTTTAAGAGACCCTTCATAGTTGTTAGGCAGAGTGAGGTTAAAGCAGCGTATGCTGAGGGAATTGTGGATGTAACTGAGAAGATAGCGGAGAAACTTACGCTGCTTGGGGAAGTTATATATTTAACCCGATATGAGAGGAGACCTAGGAAGAGGCTGATCATTCCAAGGAGGTTTATTGATTCAGCGAGCTTAGCCGCTCAAGCAGATCTAGTTGTCAGCGTTGGTGGAACAATCTCTAGGGAGGCTGCTTTAGCCGGTACGCCGAGTATAGTGATCAATATCTTTGGTAAGATACATGTGAATAAATATTTGGCTGATAAGGGTTTTCCAATATTTACCGTTAAGCCGGAGGATGTTACTGAATATGCCAAGAAATATTTGGGGAAGCGATTTGATGTTAAAGATCCCCTCAGGAGCCTTGAGGATCCAGTCTCGGTTATAGAGCGTTTGGTTGAAAAGTTCTCTAGAGAACATTCCTTCTAA
- a CDS encoding class I SAM-dependent methyltransferase family protein, translating into MNLRDKLAGKLNPLELKMLYKSFDIVGDIAILKIHKKLESKGEIIADAVMQLNKNIKTVLCQTSPISGELRLRELKWLGGEKKTETIHKEHGCLFKVDLAKCYFSPRLSHERMRIARQVKPGEIIVNMFAGVGCFSIIIARYSRAEKIYSIDINPDAVHYMRLNTFMNKVDGIVKPMEGDAGEIIVSKLQNMADRVLMPLPEKAYHHLDYALMALKPSGGIIHYYDFEHAGRDEDPIPKVMRKVSEKLLNLDVKFEIPSARIVRTVGPRWYQVVLDIFITNKNKFSSIAVAGLKIEKTFNGNPSVPN; encoded by the coding sequence ATGAATTTAAGAGATAAACTTGCTGGCAAACTCAATCCATTAGAGCTGAAGATGCTATATAAATCCTTTGATATTGTAGGTGATATAGCAATCCTCAAGATACATAAAAAACTTGAAAGTAAGGGGGAAATAATTGCTGACGCAGTTATGCAGTTAAACAAAAATATAAAAACAGTTTTATGCCAAACAAGTCCAATCAGCGGGGAATTACGCTTAAGGGAGCTAAAATGGTTAGGTGGTGAAAAGAAAACAGAGACTATTCATAAGGAGCATGGCTGCCTATTCAAAGTTGATTTAGCAAAATGCTACTTCTCTCCAAGACTATCCCATGAGCGGATGAGAATTGCTAGACAAGTTAAGCCAGGTGAAATCATAGTTAATATGTTCGCTGGGGTGGGCTGCTTCTCAATAATAATCGCAAGGTATTCTAGGGCTGAAAAAATATATTCTATAGACATTAATCCGGATGCTGTTCACTACATGAGATTGAACACCTTCATGAATAAAGTGGATGGTATTGTTAAACCAATGGAGGGGGACGCTGGAGAAATTATAGTCTCCAAACTGCAGAATATGGCGGATAGGGTTCTCATGCCCCTGCCAGAAAAAGCCTACCATCACCTAGATTACGCATTAATGGCTTTAAAACCCTCCGGCGGCATAATCCATTATTATGATTTTGAGCATGCTGGAAGAGATGAGGATCCAATCCCTAAAGTTATGAGGAAAGTGTCTGAAAAACTCTTAAATTTGGACGTAAAATTCGAGATTCCATCAGCTAGAATCGTTAGAACTGTTGGTCCAAGATGGTATCAGGTTGTTCTAGATATATTTATAACCAACAAAAACAAATTCTCTAGTATTGCTGTGGCTGGGTTAAAGATTGAAAAGACGTTTAATGGAAATCCTAGCGTGCCCAATTGA
- a CDS encoding Trm112 family protein: protein MKRRLMEILACPIDKYHPLELYVFEEREEIVEGILVCPKCLRWYPIRDEIPEMLPDELRDRRSEIDFLKKWREKIPENILLNGKPFNLKEDRGAQ from the coding sequence TTGAAAAGACGTTTAATGGAAATCCTAGCGTGCCCAATTGATAAATATCATCCCCTAGAACTCTATGTTTTTGAGGAGAGGGAGGAAATTGTTGAGGGCATACTTGTCTGCCCAAAATGTTTGCGCTGGTACCCTATAAGGGATGAAATACCGGAGATGCTACCTGACGAGTTAAGGGATAGGAGGAGCGAAATAGATTTTCTAAAAAAATGGAGGGAGAAGATACCGGAAAATATTCTTTTAAATGGGAAACCCTTCAACTTGAAGGAGGATAGGGGAGCACAATAA
- a CDS encoding nucleotide sugar dehydrogenase, whose protein sequence is MAIREEDLESFSQRGRYIITVVGCGRMGLPTACLLAEAGFRVICFDINPQIIDWINNGVSPFSEPGLDKLLKKNLKEGRLTATTDPKIALSRSDVVIITVNVLMDEKGRPDYSNLERACKDIGLNLRPGTLVIVESTVGPGVTESLIKETLELSSGLKAGENFSLAFSPIRAAIGRVLHDIANYPRVLAAIDKQSLAAARAILKTVIKGEIIEVSNIMTAEVVKLFENIYRDVNLALANELAKFCEKAGIDYIEVQSAANTQPYCHLLKPGIVGGHITKDPYILLNEAESLGVKLQITALARRVNDETVRRVFELVRDSFKSAGKTLKRAKIAVLGVSYKPNVKEARGSSVIKLVKLLQDRNIRVNVFDPYYSFEEMKDMGLPAERNLTKTLEDSDCVIMAIGHDKFKRLSLRKIGMLMRKPPIIVDLSHVFDPARVEREGFIYRGLGRGVWTK, encoded by the coding sequence GTGGCGATTAGAGAGGAGGATTTGGAGTCTTTTAGTCAGCGTGGAAGGTATATTATTACTGTTGTTGGATGTGGCAGGATGGGTTTACCGACGGCTTGTCTACTTGCTGAGGCTGGGTTTAGGGTTATATGCTTTGACATTAATCCGCAGATCATTGATTGGATTAATAATGGTGTAAGCCCATTTTCAGAGCCCGGGCTAGATAAACTCTTGAAGAAAAATCTTAAGGAGGGGCGTTTAACAGCCACCACCGATCCGAAAATTGCTCTTTCTAGGAGTGACGTGGTGATTATCACTGTTAATGTTTTAATGGATGAGAAGGGGAGACCCGACTACTCAAATCTTGAGAGAGCATGCAAAGATATAGGGCTAAATCTTAGACCCGGCACTCTAGTGATTGTGGAGAGTACGGTCGGCCCAGGCGTAACAGAGAGCCTTATTAAGGAAACCTTAGAGTTATCTTCCGGACTAAAAGCTGGTGAGAATTTCAGTTTAGCATTTAGTCCAATACGAGCTGCTATTGGGAGAGTTCTTCATGATATTGCTAACTATCCAAGAGTTTTAGCGGCTATTGATAAGCAAAGTTTAGCGGCTGCAAGAGCTATTCTAAAAACCGTCATTAAAGGAGAGATCATTGAGGTTAGCAATATTATGACGGCTGAAGTTGTGAAGTTATTTGAAAATATTTATCGGGATGTAAATTTGGCTCTCGCCAATGAGCTTGCCAAATTCTGCGAAAAAGCTGGAATAGACTATATTGAAGTGCAATCCGCCGCCAACACGCAACCCTATTGCCACCTACTTAAGCCTGGAATTGTTGGTGGGCATATAACCAAGGATCCATATATTCTACTTAATGAAGCTGAGAGTCTTGGTGTTAAGCTCCAGATCACGGCTTTAGCTAGAAGAGTGAACGATGAGACAGTTAGAAGGGTATTTGAATTAGTTAGAGACTCCTTTAAATCTGCAGGTAAGACCCTTAAGAGGGCGAAGATTGCCGTTCTAGGAGTATCATATAAGCCTAATGTTAAGGAGGCTAGGGGATCCTCGGTGATAAAGTTAGTTAAATTATTGCAGGATAGAAATATTAGGGTTAACGTTTTCGACCCGTACTATTCATTTGAGGAGATGAAGGATATGGGTCTACCAGCTGAGAGGAACTTGACAAAAACGCTTGAGGATTCGGATTGTGTTATCATGGCTATTGGGCATGATAAGTTTAAGCGTTTAAGCTTAAGGAAAATCGGCATGTTAATGAGGAAGCCGCCTATAATTGTTGATCTATCCCACGTATTTGATCCGGCTAGAGTTGAAAGAGAAGGCTTCATATATCGCGGTTTAGGAAGGGGCGTTTGGACCAAATAA